GCCTATGTGAACCTGCACCTGGACAGCGACACCTGGAACGGAGTGGAAGATTCACAATACCGCGATAACTGGCGGGTTTCCCTCTCCTTCCGCTACATGTTCTGATGTCGGCCGCGGCCGGGAGGCGGATTTTGCCCCGCCTCCCGGCCACTCTCGGCTGTCTTTCTTGCGCGCTTTTTCTGAAACGCCGCTCCGCCGCCGGAGCGGCGTTCGTTTTACTCGCAAGGCTCTGTACGGGTTCTCTTTGCGCAGCAAAAAACCTCCTTATCCCGCGCGCCGCCCTGTCCTGGAGTGGGGGCACGGGCAAGCGCCGGACGGCAAGGGGAAGGCAGGGGTACAGCCCCCTGCCCCGCCCTAGAGCATTTAACACTTGAAATGCTCGCTTACGGCAGGCAAAAGCCTGCCTTCTCGCATTTTGTGGCAAGGATTTTCAAGAAAATCCTTGCAGAGCAGTTAGCTCATTTCATTCGCTAACTGCCCTAAGCCTGCGGCGCGGCTTCGGGCCAGTCAAAGGTGAAGACCTGCTCCACTGCCGGATGCAGGCTGTGGTGCACGCCGCAGGTTTTGGCCGCGCGCTCCATGACGGTTTTTTCCTTGGCGCTGTAGGGCCGGGCGGGCATGTGGAAAATGACCTCCAGACGGCCGATGCGGCTGGGGCTGCCGGCCGTCATGGTCTTGGCGATTTCCAGGCGCGTGCCGCTCACGTCCAGGCCGTGGTTTTCGGCATAGGTGGCCAGCACGCTCATGGCGCAGGCCCCCAGGGCCGCAGCGCAAAGATCCGTGGGTGAAAAGCTCTCTCCGGAGCCGCCGTGGTCCGGGGTGGGGGTAGTGTACAGTTTGGTGCCGCTCAAGGTGTGGACGCATTCCACACGCCGGTTGCCCAGATAGGTTTCGGTAATGTTGGCCATGGGTTCCTCTGTTTGACGAAAAAGTTTTTTTGGGGGGGGCGGGCCCAGTATGCAAAAAGGCCCCGTCGGCAGCAACGGGGCCTTTATATGGAGGAGGCGGGCCGGAGGCTACTCGGTGGCGGCCACGCAGTGGCCCGCGCCGCTGTAGTAGCCGATGGTGCCCTTGACGGAAACCGTGCTCATGGGGCCAAAGGGCGCTGCACCCGGCACGCGGAAGTCCTTGACGCTCAGGGGTTCAATGGCCTTTTCCGCAGGGGCTTCAGCCTGCGGCACCCAGGCGTAAGGCAGGCGGTAGGCCCGGTACACCCAGTTCATGGGCAGGCTGATGTGCCCTTTGTAGGGGCAGACGTATTCCCAGACGATCTCGTGTTCGCTGGTGACCTCAAAAATACGGCCGTCCGATCCCTCGCAAATGAGGGTATTGCCGTTGGGCAGACGCTGGGCCGAGCTGATGAAGGGGCTGTAGAAGCGGCTGGCGTCCAGCGGGACAAGGAAGCCGGCCTCATGCGGGGTGTACTGCCAGACCACCTTGAGGCTCACGGGGTCTATTTCCAGCACGCGGGAGTAGTCGCGCTGCGCGGCCTTGACGCCGTGGGCCGCGCCGGGGTTGGGCGCGCCGTAACCGGCCCAGCCGCCGTTGTCGAAAACCAGGATGTTGCCCTCGCCGGGCAGACCGCGGGGAATCATGTGCGCGTGGTGCTGCCCGATAATCCAGCCCAGAGCTTTTTCTTCCGGCGTGTGGTTGTAGTCCGGGCCCAGACGCCAGACGATCTTGCCGGTTTTTTTGTCCAGAATCAGGATGATGTTGGTTTCGCGGCCGTCAATGATAATGTTGTCGGGGTGGAAGCGGCTGTCCCCAGCGTCGAACCACTTGTTGGGGCCCAGGGTGGACATGGAGTTGACGTGCATCCAGTCGCCCACGCCGGGGGCGTCTTCCATCAGGGTGCCGCCGCGGTAGTTGGGGTCGCGGCACATGGCGTTGCGGGCTTCTTCTGAAAAGCCCATTTCTTCCACATGATCCGAGCAGGCCCATTCCCAAAGAATGTCGCCTTCCCAGTTCACTTCATAAATAACGTCGTCCACCAGGGTTTTGTCGCTGATGTAGGGCTGTACGGTATTGCGGTGGCAAAGCACCAAGGTGTTGCCGGAATCGATTCTGGGCTCGGAACCGGGCGCATAGTAGCCGGTGGAGCTGCCCTCGCGCTGAAAATCGTGGTGCTGCCGGGCCATCCAGCGCGGCTCCTGGCCGGGGTCTTCCACAAATTCCGCCCGGTCAAATTTCCAGACGATATTGCCGTCCCAGTCGATCTGCACCAGGTCCAGCTGGTCCTGCAGGCCGTGCTTGGGGTGCCTGGTGCCGGTGCTGCCCATGAGCATGCCGCCAGGGAACATTTTATTGGGAAAGCCGTGCACATCTTTCCACATGCGGATTTCATGCCCGTTCATGCCCAGAAGCAGGGCCCCGTTGTCGGGAGCCTGAATAATGGTGAAGCCGTTCCAGGCCTTGTCGGGATTGTACAGAGTGACGCCGGTGGGATAAATAGTGGGATGCCCCATAAGAACCTCCATTGTGGTAGCGTCGCGGGCCTTGCGCCCCGCGGCTTTGTGCTGCATGGGACATGGTATGGCGGGGAAGCGGGCCCGGATGTTGTGCTCGCAACATTATTCACAAAAAGAGGGGCGTAAACTGCCTCCAATCGTGAACGCGGGGCTGACAGCAAGGCTGGAAGCCGCCATTTGGTTTTGTCCTTTGCTTCACATATACTGGGGGTACGACCGCCTCGAGGGCAAGGAGAAACGCATGTCCTTCACCGAACTCGTTGGGCAGAACATGTGCTGGCGCACGGTAGCGCCGGCCAGGCCCAGACTGTGGAAAAAAGGCCACAAATTTAACGACGACGTGCCGCAGATGTTTTTTGTGGTCAGCGGCCGGGTACGGCTCATGGCCCTGGCGGAGGAAGGCGGCGAAAAAACGCTCTGGTATCTGCGCGACGGCTGCTGCTTTAACGAAACGCCCCTGTTTGCCATAAATGGCGGCATGGACATGCGCATCATGGGCGACGCCCGTTTTTATCACGAATGCGTGGAGGACAGCTACCTCTGCGCCTTCAGCGTCGAGGACGTGCTGCGGCTGGGCGCGCGGCAGCCGGAGCTGCTGCTCAACCTCTGCCACAGTTTCAGCTTCAAGGTGACCCTGCTGTCGCAGCAGGTGGTTTCGCTGAGCCTAGAATCCCAGATGACCCGCGTCTGCAAGTTCCTGGCTTCGCGCATTGTGCCGGGCTCGCAGCCCCTGCGTGCCCGGCGGGACATGTCCTACCGCGAAATGGCCGACCTGCTGGGCATGCACCGCATTTCCCTCTACAAAATCCTGCGTCAGGCACAAGGCCGGGGGCTCCTGCGCTTTGACAAGAACAGCGAGGACGTCCTCATCCTCCAGCCCGCAGAATTTTTCAAAGAAGCGCACCTGCCCCCCGCCGCCTGCGGCGGCCGGAACTGACGCCCGCCCCCTGCGCGGGAGCCGTCCTAAAACTCCAGGTTGCCCGGCGTACGCGGAAAGGGAATGACGTCGCGGATGTTGCTCATGCCCGTAAGCAACATGAGCAACCGCTCGAAACCCAGGCCAAAGCCCGCGTGGGGCACGCTGCCGAAGCGGCGCAGATCCAGATACCACCAGTAGTCTTCGGGCTTCTGGCCCAGCTCTTCAATGCGGGCCGTAAGCCTGTCCAGACGCTCTTCGCGCTGCGAACCGCCGATGAGCTCGCCGATGCGCGGCACCAGCATATCCACTGCGGCCACGGTGCGCCCATCGTCGTTCTGGCGCATATAAAATGCTTTGATTTCCTTGGGGTAATTATACACAGCCACGGGCCTGCCAAAATGATCCTCTGCCAAATAGCGCTCGTGCTCGGTCTGGAGGTCCGTGCCGAAGGCCACGGGATAGATGAACCTCTTGCCGCTCTTGCGCAAAATTTCCACGGCCTCGCCATAGGTCACGCGGGCAAAGGGGGCCGCCAGCAGGCCTTTGAGCCTGACCAGCAGGCCTTTGTCCACAAAGCTGTCAAACAGGGCCAGATCCTCGGCGCAGTGGGTCAGGACGTGATCAACCACATGCGTGGTGAGGCTTTCGCCCAGTTCCATAAGGTCATCCAGATCCGCAAAAGCCATTTCCGGCTCAATCATCCAGAATTCGGCGGCGTGGCGCGGAGTATTGGAATTTTCGGCCCGGAAGGTGGGCCCGAAAGAGT
The genomic region above belongs to Desulfovibrio legallii and contains:
- a CDS encoding OsmC family protein; translated protein: MANITETYLGNRRVECVHTLSGTKLYTTPTPDHGGSGESFSPTDLCAAALGACAMSVLATYAENHGLDVSGTRLEIAKTMTAGSPSRIGRLEVIFHMPARPYSAKEKTVMERAAKTCGVHHSLHPAVEQVFTFDWPEAAPQA
- a CDS encoding aryl-sulfate sulfotransferase gives rise to the protein MGHPTIYPTGVTLYNPDKAWNGFTIIQAPDNGALLLGMNGHEIRMWKDVHGFPNKMFPGGMLMGSTGTRHPKHGLQDQLDLVQIDWDGNIVWKFDRAEFVEDPGQEPRWMARQHHDFQREGSSTGYYAPGSEPRIDSGNTLVLCHRNTVQPYISDKTLVDDVIYEVNWEGDILWEWACSDHVEEMGFSEEARNAMCRDPNYRGGTLMEDAPGVGDWMHVNSMSTLGPNKWFDAGDSRFHPDNIIIDGRETNIILILDKKTGKIVWRLGPDYNHTPEEKALGWIIGQHHAHMIPRGLPGEGNILVFDNGGWAGYGAPNPGAAHGVKAAQRDYSRVLEIDPVSLKVVWQYTPHEAGFLVPLDASRFYSPFISSAQRLPNGNTLICEGSDGRIFEVTSEHEIVWEYVCPYKGHISLPMNWVYRAYRLPYAWVPQAEAPAEKAIEPLSVKDFRVPGAAPFGPMSTVSVKGTIGYYSGAGHCVAATE
- a CDS encoding Crp/Fnr family transcriptional regulator, translated to MSFTELVGQNMCWRTVAPARPRLWKKGHKFNDDVPQMFFVVSGRVRLMALAEEGGEKTLWYLRDGCCFNETPLFAINGGMDMRIMGDARFYHECVEDSYLCAFSVEDVLRLGARQPELLLNLCHSFSFKVTLLSQQVVSLSLESQMTRVCKFLASRIVPGSQPLRARRDMSYREMADLLGMHRISLYKILRQAQGRGLLRFDKNSEDVLILQPAEFFKEAHLPPAACGGRN
- the asnS gene encoding asparagine--tRNA ligase; translated protein: MQRTLIVDVLNAEAPVENVVVCGWIRTRRDSREFSFVELNDGSCRGNLQCVVDAGTAAHEGLGEASTGAAVSVHGALVVSPGKGQRWEVRATSVEVFGQADPEAFPLQKKRHSDEFLRGIAHLRPRTNKYGAAFRIRAEAGYAVHEFFRSHRFALVHTPVLTGADCEGAGEMFRVTALEPGQTDLSRDFFGRRCNLTVSGQLEAEALATGLGRVYSFGPTFRAENSNTPRHAAEFWMIEPEMAFADLDDLMELGESLTTHVVDHVLTHCAEDLALFDSFVDKGLLVRLKGLLAAPFARVTYGEAVEILRKSGKRFIYPVAFGTDLQTEHERYLAEDHFGRPVAVYNYPKEIKAFYMRQNDDGRTVAAVDMLVPRIGELIGGSQREERLDRLTARIEELGQKPEDYWWYLDLRRFGSVPHAGFGLGFERLLMLLTGMSNIRDVIPFPRTPGNLEF